The Peribacillus simplex genome contains a region encoding:
- a CDS encoding tRNA threonylcarbamoyladenosine dehydratase, producing MLHQFSRNELAIGKEGIDILKNTTVAVLGVGGVGSFSAEALARTGVGRIILVDKDDVDITNVNRQIHALLSTVGQPKAELMKNRIQDINPDCEVISLKMFYTEETFEEFFSYGLDYVIDASDTVIYKMHVMKECLKRNIKVISSMGAANKMDPTRFQIADISKTHTDPLAKVIRTRLRKEGITKGIPVVFSDESPIVIREDVRKEVGNDEAKIRKAQMPPSSNAFVPSVAGLIAASWVINDILKDIEVRRVND from the coding sequence ATGCTGCATCAGTTTTCACGAAATGAATTGGCAATTGGCAAGGAAGGAATCGATATTCTGAAAAATACGACCGTTGCTGTCCTGGGTGTTGGAGGCGTTGGTTCATTTTCAGCCGAAGCATTGGCACGTACCGGGGTAGGCCGTATTATTCTTGTGGATAAAGACGATGTCGACATCACGAATGTAAACAGGCAGATCCATGCTCTATTATCAACAGTCGGTCAACCGAAAGCGGAATTGATGAAAAATCGCATTCAAGACATCAATCCCGACTGCGAAGTGATTTCTCTTAAAATGTTCTATACAGAAGAGACGTTTGAAGAATTCTTCAGTTATGGCCTGGACTATGTCATTGATGCATCGGATACGGTCATTTATAAGATGCATGTGATGAAGGAATGCCTGAAACGGAATATCAAGGTGATTTCAAGCATGGGGGCCGCTAATAAGATGGACCCGACACGTTTTCAAATTGCCGATATCTCCAAAACGCATACCGATCCGCTTGCCAAGGTCATTCGTACTAGATTGCGTAAAGAGGGCATAACAAAGGGAATTCCCGTTGTTTTCTCCGACGAGAGCCCTATTGTCATTCGTGAGGATGTCCGAAAAGAAGTCGGCAATGATGAGGCAAAAATCCGTAAAGCCCAAATGCCTCCGTCCTCGAATGCTTTCGTACCATCCGTTGCGGGTTTAATTGCAGCAAGCTGGGTGATCAATGATATATTGAAAGACATCGAAGTTCGCCGTGTAAACGATTGA
- a CDS encoding M20 family metallopeptidase — MLQLVERLVNIDSGSHTKKGIDEIGSILKTKFESLDFIVNTVEQQNYGNQLVIQHRDAHQPHILVVAHMDTVFPEGTAQKRPFKVKGSRAYGPGVADMKSSLVELFYAILCLKQTGQTGYKHIQIILNSDEEIGSPSSASLISEKAANKKFALILEPARTDGSLVTARRGCGQFKVDIVGVAAHSGIEPEKGRSAIEELAHKIIALHRLNDQQKGISVNVGMIEGGSAVNTIASHAAAFVDVRISEKRQEGIILKQLKKICAETYISGTKTTLSGKMDRSPMEKNEKTNLLLETIRQAGKEIGIEITDTATGGGSDASITSDLGIATVDGLGPIGGNAHSEEEYLEIPSLTERTLLLATVIQKLSKMT, encoded by the coding sequence ATGCTTCAGTTAGTGGAGCGGCTAGTGAATATAGATAGTGGTTCTCATACGAAAAAGGGTATTGATGAAATTGGTTCGATTTTAAAAACGAAATTTGAAAGTCTTGATTTTATTGTGAATACCGTTGAGCAGCAGAATTATGGCAATCAGCTGGTCATCCAGCATCGTGATGCGCATCAACCGCATATTCTGGTCGTCGCCCATATGGATACGGTTTTTCCGGAAGGCACAGCGCAAAAACGTCCTTTTAAAGTGAAAGGAAGTCGGGCATACGGTCCTGGTGTAGCGGATATGAAATCCAGTTTGGTTGAGCTTTTTTATGCGATCCTTTGCTTGAAGCAGACGGGGCAGACAGGCTATAAGCATATCCAGATCATTCTTAATAGTGATGAGGAGATCGGGTCTCCGTCCTCCGCTTCACTCATATCGGAAAAAGCGGCCAATAAGAAGTTCGCATTAATTCTTGAACCGGCTAGGACGGATGGTTCGCTTGTCACGGCAAGAAGGGGCTGCGGTCAGTTTAAAGTGGATATCGTCGGGGTGGCCGCCCATTCAGGGATCGAGCCCGAAAAGGGACGAAGTGCCATTGAAGAATTGGCCCATAAGATCATCGCCTTACACCGCTTGAATGATCAACAGAAAGGAATCAGCGTCAATGTCGGCATGATCGAAGGAGGTTCCGCTGTGAATACGATCGCTTCCCATGCTGCTGCTTTTGTGGATGTGCGGATTTCGGAAAAAAGGCAGGAAGGCATCATCCTCAAGCAACTGAAAAAAATCTGTGCTGAAACCTATATTTCAGGAACGAAAACGACGTTAAGCGGGAAAATGGACCGGTCTCCGATGGAAAAGAATGAGAAAACGAACTTGCTTTTAGAGACGATCCGTCAGGCTGGGAAGGAAATCGGCATCGAAATCACGGATACGGCCACAGGCGGAGGTTCGGATGCTTCCATCACGTCTGATTTGGGAATCGCGACAGTGGATGGACTCGGGCCCATTGGGGGAAATGCACATAGTGAAGAGGAGTATTTGGAAATTCCAAGCCTGACGGAAAGGACCCTCCTATTGGCAACCGTCATTCAAAAATTATCAAAAATGACCTAG
- a CDS encoding NERD domain-containing protein: MLKPCEMPMKMRKLEALSRRLPANHPKQERIRNDFQKIRTGYNGERSIGKELKNLPKEYCVFHDLRLSPDGSRYFQMDFLIFTRNYCIIIEVKNFAGTLYFDRTYPQLIRTKDGQEQAYLDPLIQVDVQKSRLNDWLTFHKFPSLPIETLIANANSNTIIRTTPGFAPIFKKITGKETLLTKIHTLEEKYPSEQLTQRQRNRLSNTILHRNTPHNPDILELYQIDEQDLLKSVQCPECSAPHMQYHWGKWSCSQCSYAAKDAHIQTLRDFALLIKPNITNKQARLFLQIDSIDIMQRMLSALELPYSGQFKNRVYRLDGLIHE; this comes from the coding sequence ATGCTAAAACCGTGTGAAATGCCTATGAAAATGCGCAAACTGGAGGCATTGAGCAGGAGGCTCCCAGCAAATCATCCAAAACAGGAAAGAATCAGAAACGACTTCCAGAAAATCCGTACAGGATATAATGGGGAGCGGAGTATCGGAAAAGAGCTGAAGAATCTTCCGAAAGAATATTGTGTATTTCATGATTTAAGATTAAGCCCCGATGGGAGCCGTTATTTTCAAATGGATTTCCTCATATTCACCCGGAATTACTGTATCATCATTGAAGTGAAAAATTTTGCGGGAACGCTCTATTTTGACCGCACCTATCCCCAATTGATTCGGACAAAAGATGGACAGGAACAGGCCTATCTGGATCCGCTAATCCAGGTTGACGTGCAAAAATCCCGATTAAATGATTGGCTTACTTTTCACAAATTCCCCTCGCTGCCGATTGAAACGCTCATTGCCAATGCAAACTCGAATACCATCATCAGGACTACCCCAGGTTTTGCCCCCATTTTCAAAAAAATCACGGGAAAAGAAACCCTGTTAACCAAAATTCACACCCTTGAAGAAAAGTATCCTTCTGAGCAATTAACCCAAAGGCAGAGAAATAGACTTTCGAACACGATTCTGCATAGAAACACTCCGCATAATCCTGATATACTCGAATTGTATCAAATCGATGAGCAAGATCTGCTCAAAAGCGTTCAATGTCCTGAATGCTCTGCTCCCCATATGCAATATCACTGGGGCAAATGGTCATGCAGTCAATGTTCTTACGCCGCGAAAGATGCCCACATTCAAACTCTTCGTGATTTTGCTCTCCTCATAAAACCCAATATAACAAATAAACAAGCACGGCTCTTTTTACAAATCGATTCAATTGATATCATGCAAAGGATGCTCTCTGCACTGGAATTGCCTTATTCGGGGCAATTTAAAAATAGAGTTTATAGACTTGATGGATTAATTCACGAGTAA
- the aspS gene encoding aspartate--tRNA ligase — protein MFGRTYFNGEVTEAAIGEKVTLKGWVQKRRDLGGVIFIDLRDRSGVVQVVFNPDISADALATAEKIRNEYVLDIQGTVIKRDEANFNPNVTTGTVEVQAENVTILNEAKTPPFIIDERTDVSEDIRLKYRYLDLRRPAMFETLKMRNQTTKAIRDYLDGEGFLDIETPILTKSTPEGARDYLVPSRVHEGEFYALPQSPQIFKQLLMVSGFERYYQIARCFRDEDLRADRQPEFTQIDIETSFMSQEDIINTAENMMAKVMKDVKGLDVTLPFPRMTYNEAMSRYGSDKPDTRFGMELKDVSEIVKDSDFKVFTGAVANGGQVKAIVVKDGNADYSRKDIDALAEFAAIYGAKGLAWLKVEEDGVKGPIAKFFAEDQEQLVSALEAEVGDLILFVADKKGIVADALGALRNKLGKERGLIDQSKFNFLWVTDWPLFEYDEEEGRYYAAHHPFTMPFREDMDKLESDPASVRAQAYDLVLNGYELGGGSLRIFERDVQEKMFKVLGFSEEEANAQFGFLMDAFEYGTPPHGGIALGLDRMVMLLAGRTNLRDTIAFPKTASASDLLVDAPSTVSDKQLAELNLRLAALKK, from the coding sequence ATGTTTGGCAGAACATACTTCAATGGTGAAGTGACAGAAGCAGCTATTGGTGAAAAAGTAACATTAAAGGGATGGGTACAAAAACGCCGGGATTTGGGCGGGGTCATCTTTATCGACCTTCGTGACAGAAGCGGAGTCGTCCAAGTCGTTTTCAATCCGGACATCTCGGCAGACGCGCTGGCCACAGCCGAAAAGATCCGTAATGAATACGTCCTTGATATCCAAGGGACAGTCATCAAACGTGATGAAGCCAACTTCAATCCGAACGTAACAACAGGAACGGTCGAAGTCCAAGCTGAAAACGTTACAATTTTAAACGAAGCAAAGACCCCTCCATTCATCATTGATGAAAGAACGGATGTATCAGAAGACATCCGCTTGAAATATCGTTATTTGGACCTTCGTCGTCCAGCGATGTTCGAAACGCTGAAAATGCGTAACCAAACAACAAAAGCGATCCGTGACTACTTGGACGGTGAAGGCTTCCTTGATATCGAAACACCTATCTTAACGAAAAGTACACCTGAAGGAGCACGTGATTATTTAGTGCCTAGCCGTGTACACGAAGGTGAGTTCTATGCACTTCCGCAGTCACCGCAAATCTTCAAGCAGCTATTGATGGTATCCGGATTCGAACGTTATTATCAAATTGCCCGCTGTTTCCGTGATGAAGACTTACGTGCTGACAGACAGCCTGAATTCACGCAAATCGATATTGAAACAAGCTTCATGAGCCAAGAAGATATCATTAACACCGCTGAAAACATGATGGCTAAAGTGATGAAAGACGTAAAAGGATTGGACGTAACACTGCCATTCCCTAGAATGACCTACAATGAAGCGATGAGCCGTTACGGTTCCGACAAACCGGATACACGTTTCGGAATGGAACTTAAAGATGTTTCCGAAATCGTTAAAGACAGTGATTTCAAAGTGTTCACCGGCGCTGTTGCAAACGGCGGACAAGTTAAGGCGATCGTCGTTAAGGACGGAAATGCGGACTATTCCCGTAAAGATATCGATGCATTGGCTGAATTTGCAGCGATTTACGGTGCAAAAGGCCTTGCATGGCTGAAAGTTGAAGAAGACGGCGTAAAAGGGCCGATCGCCAAATTCTTCGCAGAAGATCAAGAGCAATTAGTATCTGCATTGGAAGCTGAAGTTGGGGATTTAATCTTATTCGTAGCGGATAAGAAAGGCATCGTAGCCGATGCACTTGGAGCACTTCGCAACAAGCTTGGTAAAGAAAGAGGCTTGATCGATCAAAGCAAATTCAACTTCCTATGGGTGACGGACTGGCCACTATTTGAATATGACGAAGAAGAAGGACGTTACTATGCAGCACACCATCCATTCACAATGCCATTCCGTGAAGACATGGACAAACTGGAATCAGACCCAGCAAGCGTACGTGCACAAGCATATGACCTTGTCTTGAACGGCTACGAACTTGGCGGCGGATCACTGCGGATATTCGAACGCGACGTTCAGGAAAAAATGTTCAAAGTACTTGGATTCTCCGAAGAAGAAGCAAACGCACAATTCGGCTTCCTAATGGATGCATTCGAATACGGAACACCGCCACACGGGGGGATCGCTCTTGGCTTGGACCGCATGGTCATGCTGCTCGCAGGCCGCACGAACCTTCGCGACACCATCGCGTTCCCGAAAACAGCAAGCGCAAGCGACCTGCTCGTTGACGCACCGAGTACTGTAAGTGACAAGCAATTGGCCGAACTGAACCTAAGACTTGCAGCACTTAAAAAATAA
- the hisS gene encoding histidine--tRNA ligase: MSIQIPRGTQDLLPGQTEVWQYIENTAREICHRYQYKEIRTPIFEHTELFLRGVGDTTDIVQKEMYSFQDRGERNLTLRPEGTASVVRSYIENKMFGWANQPVKLYYIGPMFRYERPQAGRFRQFVQFGIEALGSKDPGIDAEVLSLAMNLYKELGLKKLKLVINSLGDKESRTAHRNALIKHFEPRIGEFCGDCQNRLEKNPLRILDCKKDHDHELMNTAPSIIEYLNDESRIYFEKVKQHLTDLEIDFVEDPTLVRGLDYYNHTAFEIMSDAEGFGAITTLCGGGRYNGLSEELGGPETPGIGFALSIERLIAALQAENIELPIKKGIDCYLVSLGETAKDYTVKLAHQLRNAGFTVEKDYQDRKVKAQFKSADRLEARYVATLGDDELANNKINVKFMETGEQVQVELATFVEQFKKLQA; this comes from the coding sequence ATGTCTATTCAGATTCCTAGAGGTACCCAGGATTTATTGCCTGGTCAAACGGAAGTTTGGCAGTATATCGAGAACACGGCGCGTGAGATTTGTCACCGTTACCAATATAAAGAAATCCGCACACCGATTTTTGAGCATACGGAATTATTTTTACGCGGTGTAGGGGATACAACCGATATCGTACAAAAAGAAATGTATTCATTTCAAGATCGCGGTGAAAGGAACTTAACCCTTCGTCCGGAAGGCACTGCATCGGTTGTACGGTCATATATCGAGAACAAAATGTTCGGGTGGGCCAATCAACCGGTCAAGCTTTATTATATCGGGCCGATGTTCCGCTACGAACGTCCGCAAGCAGGCCGGTTCCGCCAGTTCGTTCAATTCGGCATCGAAGCTTTAGGAAGTAAGGATCCAGGAATCGATGCAGAGGTTCTGTCACTTGCGATGAACCTTTACAAGGAACTTGGTTTGAAAAAGCTGAAACTTGTGATCAACAGCCTTGGTGATAAGGAAAGCCGGACAGCGCATCGAAATGCGTTAATCAAGCATTTCGAACCGCGCATCGGCGAGTTTTGCGGCGATTGCCAAAACCGTCTCGAAAAAAATCCTTTGCGTATCCTGGATTGCAAAAAGGATCACGATCACGAATTGATGAACACTGCTCCTTCCATCATTGAATATTTAAATGATGAATCCCGTATCTATTTCGAAAAGGTGAAACAGCACTTAACCGATTTGGAAATCGATTTCGTCGAAGATCCGACCCTGGTGCGGGGCTTGGATTACTATAATCATACCGCATTTGAAATCATGAGTGATGCAGAAGGCTTTGGCGCCATCACTACCCTTTGCGGAGGCGGCCGTTATAACGGGCTGTCTGAAGAACTTGGCGGACCGGAAACACCGGGAATCGGCTTTGCACTAAGCATTGAACGCCTGATTGCTGCCCTCCAAGCAGAAAACATCGAGCTTCCGATCAAAAAGGGAATTGACTGCTATCTTGTCTCATTAGGTGAAACAGCCAAGGATTATACCGTCAAACTTGCCCATCAATTGCGGAATGCCGGTTTCACCGTCGAAAAAGACTATCAAGACCGTAAAGTGAAAGCACAATTCAAATCAGCCGACCGCCTCGAAGCAAGATATGTGGCGACACTCGGGGATGATGAATTGGCAAATAATAAAATCAATGTGAAGTTCATGGAAACCGGTGAACAAGTCCAAGTGGAACTTGCTACATTCGTTGAACAATTCAAAAAGCTACAGGCTTAA
- a CDS encoding SH3 domain-containing protein → MKKKSGLFGLTLMLIFSAIFPINHAFGKDEGENIVTTQVVNVREGAGLSFPIVKKLEKGESYPILNEDGDWIEIRIGAGKTGWVANWLVEKQTGSDTNQVKKEAGQGVITGSSVRVRTGPGTTFQTVGSLSKGTAVDIIEKNENWIKVNTADIEGWVSSDYLKLPEASGNAAKKDSTKEKETNQSVKTGVTLVDRLNVRSEPSTSSASLGKLNANTSVTVYRVENEWAEIDFQGVRGWVAEPYIQVSENKDDMKNATAGATARVTATGLNVRKEASLSSKVIGSVNKDETYAVLQTKGNMTQIKLSGSKKGWVVSWYLEKENVEQAAKEKKVDVKGNKITIIHDGTILRSEPDGNSEIVEQANAGESFSASGMEGDWYSIKLKGGKTAYVAGWIVTVEGNPKQIQRPGVEKYLKDKTIVIDPGHGGRDSGTIGAGGTLEKNLTTRTAELLRDKLQAAGAKVILTRSGNTYVPLPSRVSTSHIHNADAFISLHYDSTKDQITSGITTYYYHDYQRALAATLANSLGSTMQVPNRGSRYGNFHVIRENKRVATLIELGYLSNPVEELTLTSNEYQEKITSAIYNGLARYFK, encoded by the coding sequence ATGAAGAAGAAATCGGGTTTATTCGGCCTGACACTGATGCTGATATTCTCAGCGATTTTCCCCATCAATCACGCTTTTGGAAAAGATGAAGGGGAAAATATCGTGACGACCCAAGTGGTCAATGTCCGTGAGGGTGCAGGCCTCAGTTTCCCTATCGTAAAAAAACTGGAAAAAGGGGAATCGTATCCCATTCTGAATGAAGATGGCGACTGGATCGAAATCCGGATCGGCGCCGGCAAAACGGGATGGGTTGCCAATTGGTTAGTGGAGAAACAAACGGGATCTGATACCAATCAGGTCAAAAAAGAAGCGGGACAAGGCGTGATAACTGGCAGCTCCGTCCGTGTCCGTACAGGTCCCGGCACTACATTTCAAACGGTTGGATCCTTAAGTAAAGGAACGGCTGTTGACATCATTGAGAAGAACGAAAATTGGATTAAGGTCAACACGGCTGATATCGAAGGCTGGGTCTCTTCTGACTACTTGAAGCTTCCCGAAGCATCAGGAAATGCAGCGAAGAAAGATTCAACCAAGGAAAAAGAAACGAATCAATCCGTAAAAACCGGTGTAACTTTGGTGGATCGGCTCAATGTCCGTTCGGAACCATCGACAAGCAGTGCCTCGCTCGGAAAGCTGAATGCAAATACGTCAGTGACCGTTTACAGGGTTGAAAATGAATGGGCTGAAATTGATTTCCAAGGAGTCCGCGGTTGGGTTGCTGAACCTTACATACAAGTAAGCGAAAATAAAGATGATATGAAAAATGCTACGGCAGGCGCCACTGCAAGGGTGACCGCTACGGGTTTAAATGTCAGGAAAGAAGCCTCTCTCTCAAGCAAGGTCATCGGTTCGGTGAACAAGGATGAGACTTACGCCGTGCTGCAAACAAAGGGAAATATGACACAGATAAAGCTCTCCGGTTCAAAAAAGGGCTGGGTCGTGAGTTGGTACCTTGAAAAAGAGAATGTTGAACAAGCGGCGAAGGAAAAAAAGGTTGATGTAAAAGGAAACAAGATTACCATCATTCATGATGGTACGATCCTTAGAAGCGAGCCTGATGGCAACTCAGAGATTGTCGAGCAGGCCAATGCAGGTGAATCGTTCTCCGCATCAGGTATGGAAGGCGACTGGTATTCCATTAAACTTAAGGGCGGAAAAACAGCTTATGTGGCCGGATGGATCGTGACCGTCGAAGGGAATCCCAAGCAGATCCAACGGCCTGGCGTCGAGAAATACTTAAAGGATAAAACCATTGTGATCGATCCCGGCCATGGCGGCAGGGATAGCGGTACAATCGGCGCCGGTGGAACACTTGAGAAAAACCTGACGACTAGAACGGCAGAATTGCTGCGGGACAAACTTCAGGCGGCAGGAGCTAAAGTGATCCTGACCAGAAGCGGAAATACCTATGTTCCACTCCCTTCCCGGGTCAGCACTTCACATATACATAACGCGGATGCTTTCATCAGCCTCCATTATGATAGCACCAAGGACCAGATCACCAGCGGGATAACAACATACTACTATCATGACTATCAGCGTGCATTGGCGGCTACACTGGCCAATTCACTCGGTTCTACCATGCAGGTGCCCAACCGTGGATCACGTTACGGGAATTTTCATGTCATCCGTGAAAATAAACGGGTAGCTACACTCATTGAACTAGGTTATTTGAGTAATCCAGTGGAAGAATTGACGTTAACATCGAATGAATATCAAGAAAAAATCACATCGGCCATCTATAATGGGTTGGCGCGGTACTTTAAATAA
- the dtd gene encoding D-aminoacyl-tRNA deacylase, translating into MRVVLQRSKAAKVVVADQIIGQIDSGLVLLVGITHGDTIDDAAYLADKIVNLRIFEDENEKMNHSLLDVGGSILSVSQFTLYGDCRKGRRPNFMDAARPEEANELYEAFNEELRKRGIHTETGQFGAMMDVQLTNDGPVTLILESKK; encoded by the coding sequence ATGCGTGTTGTTTTACAACGTTCCAAAGCGGCAAAAGTCGTTGTCGCAGACCAAATAATCGGGCAAATCGACAGCGGGCTCGTCCTGTTGGTTGGTATAACACATGGGGATACCATCGATGACGCCGCCTATTTGGCCGATAAGATTGTCAATCTAAGAATATTTGAAGATGAAAATGAAAAGATGAACCATTCACTATTGGATGTGGGAGGTTCGATTTTATCAGTTTCACAATTCACCTTATACGGCGATTGCCGTAAAGGCCGTCGACCCAACTTCATGGACGCCGCCCGTCCTGAAGAGGCGAATGAATTATATGAAGCATTCAACGAGGAACTCCGCAAAAGGGGCATCCATACGGAAACAGGTCAATTCGGTGCCATGATGGATGTTCAGCTTACTAATGACGGTCCCGTTACACTAATACTTGAAAGCAAGAAATGA
- a CDS encoding RelA/SpoT family protein yields MANDQILTAEQVVERASLYLQPEEAEFIHRAFKYAEYAHREQFRKSGEPYIIHPIQVAGILADLEMDPATIAAGFLHDVVEDTEITLKDIEENFSPEVAMLVDGVTKLGKIKYKSQQEQQAENHRKMFVAMAQDIRVILIKLADRLHNMRTLKHLPQEKQRRISNETLEIFAPLAHRLGISTIKWELEDTALRYLNPQQYYRIVNLMKKKRAERENYLEEVIDEVRKNVEDVNIKADLSGRPKHIYSIYRKMALQNKQFSEIYDLLAVRIVVNSIKDCYAVLGIIHTCWKPMPGRFKDYIAMPKPNMYQSLHTTVIGPKGDPLEVQIRTSDMHRIAEFGVAAHWAYKEGKDVGEQPSLEEKLTWFREILEFQDDATNAEEFMESLKIDLFSDMVFIFTPKGDVIELPSGSNPIDFAYRIHSEIGNKTIGAKVNGKMVPLDYKLKTGDIIEILTSKHSYGPSQDWLKLTQTSQAKNKIRQFFKKQRREENIEKGKELVEKEIKDMEFDLKEILAAENIRRVADKFNFLNEEDMYAAVGYNGITALQVANRLTEKWRKQKMVEQEADISEAVADLKTFSNTSKKRDSGVQVPGIDNLLIRLSRCCNPVPGDEIVGYITKGRGVSVHRQDCPNLDSGDADHRLVPVEWESTINERKEYIVEIEISGYDRRGLLNEVLQAVNETKTNISAVSGKSDRNKVATIHMSIYIHNIAHLQKVVDRIKQISDVYSVRRIMN; encoded by the coding sequence ATGGCTAATGATCAAATATTGACTGCCGAGCAGGTTGTGGAACGGGCCAGCTTATATCTTCAGCCGGAAGAAGCTGAATTTATCCATAGAGCGTTTAAGTATGCAGAGTATGCTCACCGAGAACAATTCCGTAAATCGGGAGAGCCGTATATTATTCATCCGATTCAAGTGGCGGGCATTCTGGCTGATCTTGAAATGGACCCTGCAACCATTGCGGCAGGTTTTTTACATGATGTTGTTGAAGACACGGAGATCACTTTAAAGGATATTGAAGAAAATTTCAGTCCTGAAGTCGCCATGCTTGTGGATGGCGTGACCAAGTTAGGGAAAATCAAATACAAATCACAGCAGGAGCAACAGGCGGAAAACCATCGGAAAATGTTCGTGGCGATGGCCCAGGATATACGGGTCATCTTGATCAAGCTTGCGGACAGACTGCATAATATGCGGACATTGAAGCATCTTCCGCAGGAAAAGCAGAGAAGGATATCGAACGAGACGTTGGAAATCTTCGCACCGCTTGCCCATCGTCTTGGTATCAGCACGATTAAATGGGAACTGGAGGATACTGCACTAAGGTATTTGAATCCTCAGCAGTATTACCGAATCGTCAACCTGATGAAGAAAAAGCGTGCAGAACGTGAAAACTATCTGGAAGAAGTCATTGATGAAGTGCGTAAAAACGTTGAGGATGTCAACATTAAGGCTGACCTATCCGGCAGGCCGAAACATATATACAGCATTTATCGCAAAATGGCTTTGCAGAATAAACAGTTCAGCGAAATTTATGATTTGCTTGCAGTTCGGATCGTCGTCAACAGCATAAAAGATTGCTATGCCGTTTTAGGGATCATCCATACATGCTGGAAGCCGATGCCTGGCCGATTCAAAGACTATATCGCGATGCCGAAGCCGAATATGTATCAATCACTTCATACGACGGTGATCGGACCGAAAGGCGATCCGCTGGAAGTGCAGATCCGTACTTCCGATATGCATCGCATTGCCGAGTTCGGGGTTGCTGCGCACTGGGCTTATAAAGAGGGAAAAGATGTCGGGGAACAGCCTTCACTGGAAGAAAAATTGACATGGTTCCGGGAAATTCTTGAATTCCAGGATGATGCGACTAATGCCGAGGAATTCATGGAATCCCTTAAAATAGATCTTTTTTCTGATATGGTATTCATTTTCACTCCAAAAGGCGATGTCATCGAACTGCCATCAGGATCCAACCCGATTGATTTCGCTTACCGGATTCACTCGGAAATCGGAAATAAAACGATTGGTGCCAAAGTGAACGGGAAAATGGTACCGCTGGATTATAAACTGAAAACTGGCGACATCATAGAAATCTTAACATCGAAGCATTCATATGGCCCAAGTCAGGATTGGCTTAAGCTAACGCAAACATCTCAAGCGAAAAATAAAATCCGCCAATTTTTCAAGAAGCAGCGCCGGGAAGAAAATATCGAAAAAGGCAAAGAGCTTGTTGAAAAGGAAATCAAGGATATGGAGTTCGACCTGAAGGAAATCCTGGCTGCCGAGAATATCAGGCGTGTTGCGGATAAATTCAACTTCCTGAATGAAGAGGATATGTATGCAGCAGTCGGATATAACGGAATAACAGCCCTTCAAGTAGCGAACCGCCTTACCGAAAAATGGCGTAAGCAGAAAATGGTCGAGCAAGAAGCGGATATTTCTGAAGCGGTAGCCGATCTGAAAACCTTCTCCAATACATCTAAAAAACGTGACTCAGGCGTACAGGTACCAGGGATTGATAACCTGCTTATCCGTTTATCACGCTGTTGCAACCCAGTACCAGGGGACGAAATCGTTGGTTATATAACCAAAGGCCGTGGAGTTTCAGTTCATAGACAAGATTGCCCGAACCTGGATAGCGGGGATGCCGATCATCGCCTCGTACCGGTTGAATGGGAAAGTACGATCAACGAACGCAAGGAATACATCGTTGAAATTGAAATCAGCGGCTATGACCGTCGCGGCTTATTAAACGAAGTGCTGCAAGCCGTCAATGAAACCAAGACCAACATTTCAGCGGTCTCGGGTAAATCCGACAGGAATAAGGTGGCGACCATTCACATGTCGATCTATATTCATAACATTGCCCATTTACAAAAGGTCGTCGACCGTATTAAACAAATTTCGGATGTTTATTCCGTCAGAAGGATAATGAACTAA